A window of Roseiflexus castenholzii DSM 13941 genomic DNA:
CGGCGATGTGTTGCGTCGCCGGTTCGATCAGGTGCGTCTGGGTCCGTTTACCCTGACGAATATCGATATTGATGCTCCGCTCACCTGGGGAGGCGATCTGGGGCGCGCATCACGCGCCAATATTGGCATGCCATTGCTGGCGCGCTTCGCAACTGTCGTGATCGACTATGGGCGGGAGCAGGCGGGATTTGAGCCTTAATGCGCGCATCGCAAGTGATGGACGGCAACGCCTGCCTGTGAGGTTCGGGCAGGCGTTGGTAGCGGGTTCGTGGCTCACGCGCCACCATGCAGGCAGCAAGGGGTGGACCGGGCAACTACATGCACTTCGGGCATTCTTCATCGGCATATGGTCCGTGATCGGGGCAATCGCCACCTGGCGCATCATCCGGCAGATCGTCGTAATCCATAGCGTTGGCTCCTCCACTACACAGGAGATCGTGATGGAAGAACCTTACGCCACGGAAACGTGTACTACCAAGATCAGAACATGACGGTACGATTAATGCGCCCCACCAGAAGATACGCCGCTTTTGCTCAGCATTCGGCGCATCAGCGCCCGTTCTTCTGGACCGAATGCGCCAAGCGCCCAGAGCGCCGCCGGGTAGACCGACGCTCCAACGGCAATTGCCAGCCACGGTGAGAGCACAAGCGCGGGCCACATGGCGGCGCCCATGATGAGCGAGGCAAGAGCCGGGCGCCACATGAGGCGCAGGAGCGGCGGCATCGCCCCTTCACGTCGCAGGGTGCGCAAAAATGGTAGCAACAGCGCCACCTCCGTGGCAACTGTCACAGATGCGGCTGCCAGATACCCATACGCTGGGATGAGCAGCAGATTCATCCCCAGGTTGAACACCGCACCAATGACGAACGCTACCGTAATTGCGCGCTGGCGTCGCAGAGCAATGAGCACGTACTGTGTCACCCCATTCGCATACGAAAGCGGGAGGTACCAGATCAGGATCGCCAGCGCCAGCGCCGCGCCTGGCAGAAATGCCCGCCCGCCAAGCACGGCAATGATGACCGGCGCCAGGAGCGTTCCGCCGACAGCAACGGGCCAGGCGACGAGTTGCAGCAGCCCAAGCGCGCGGTGGTACATCCGCTCGAGGGCGGCGCGATCCGTCACTGCATAGCGCGCCAGCAAAGGGAACAGCGCCGCCACAAAATAGGGCGACACAATTTGTGTCATATTGATGACTTTGTACGCCGCATCGTACAGACCGAGCGCGGCAACTCCCGCCTGCGCTCGCAGCAGCACCACATCGAAACGGAAAAAGACGGCCAGCAACAGACTGTTCAGCAGCAGCGGAAACCCCTCGCGCAACAGATCACGTCCGGTGGGCCAGTCCCATACCAGTGGCGCGCGAAAGAGCATCCGCCGTTGAAGGATATAGAAGATCACAGCATTCAGGACCGTCGCTGCCAGCGCCACGGCTGCCAGCGCCACCACCCGCGCGGGCGCATCCGGCGCGATCAGCAGCGCCCCAACCCCTGCGAGCGTTTTGACGACATTTGTCAGCAGCACCACCAGCGCCGTCACTTCCATGCGCTGATATGCCTGGAACGACGCCGAGCAGGCGGCGGCGAGCGCCGCCGGGTACAGGTGCAGCATCAGCAACGCCAGCGCGGTGATCTCGGCGCTGCTTAGCGGGCGTTCGAGCAGCGAATAGCCGACGACGAGGAGCGCAGCAATCGGGAGCAGCAGGGTTGTGATGCCGAGCCGGAGCAGCAAGGTGATGCTGAAGAGGCGCGGCGCGCGCGATAGGTCGGGCGCGGCTTCGCGCACTGTCAGATCGTTCAAGCCCCAGTTTGTGATTGTGAGAAAATAAAGACCGGCGATCAGGGCAACGAACGCATACGCGCCATTCCCTTCCGGTCCCAGGAAGCGCAGCGCGATGACCGCAAACCCGAAGTCGATCGCCTTGTTGATCAGATTTGCAGCAATGGGCAGCGCACTGTTTTTGGCGATGGTGCGCGCAGTGTCGGACTGGTCTTCGCGGTAGAAGCGTTGCCATGCCCAGGCTGCGCCCAGGAGCAGTGGTATGAGCGCAGCAACTGCGAGCAGGAAGATGGACGCCGTTTCGTTCAACACGCAGTCTATGATACCATAGCCGCATGGCAAGCGCATCTCTGAGCAGGTTCTATGCGTCTGTACTACGAAATTGCCATCCGCTCCTTCCGCCGCGCGACAATCTATCGCAGCGCCTATGTTGCCGGTATCCTGACGAATGCCTTCTTTGGCGTTCTCTTCTCGTCGATGTATCGCGCGCTGTACGAAGGACGTGAGCGCATCGCCGGGTTGACGTTGCATGACGCGATCAGTTACGTCTGGTTGAGCCAGGCGTTGATCGCGATCGGCGCCGGATGGATCTCGTGGCACATGGAGTTGGAACGCGGGATACGCACCGGCGACATCGTTGCCGATCTTGCGCGACCGTGGAACTTCTATGCCTTCTGGTTGAGCCGCGTGCTGGGGGAACGCCTGTTCAATCTGCTGGTGCGCGGCAGCCTGACCTATCTGATCGGGATTCTCTATTTTGACGCGCTCATCCCTTCCATTGAGGCGCTGGCAGCATTTGCCATTGCGGTGCTGCTGTCGATCCTGATCTCTGCTGCGCTCAACTTTCTGGTCAATATCACGGCGTTCTGGCTGATCGATATTACCGGTCTCGTGCTGGTTACCAACCTGACGATGGGCTTCTTTTCCGGTTTCTTGCTGCCGCTTGCTTTCTTCCCGCCTGCGCTCGCTGTCATTGCGCAGGCGCTGCCGTTTCAGGCGATTACGAGCATTCCTGTGCGCACATTGTTGGGTCAGGTGCGAGGCGCGGATCTGGCGCTGGCGCTTACGACGCAGGTGTGCTGGGCTATGGCGTTGACCGGCGCCGCGCTGCTCGCGCTACGCGCGGCAATGCGCAAGATCGTGCTTCAGGGCGGATAATGCTGGCGATCTCTCTTCGGTTGATCGGCGCGCGCATCCGATCACAGATGCAGTACAAAACCTCGTTCTGGCTCGACCTTGTGGGGACGGCGGTCTCCACTGGCATGGAGTTCGTTGTGTTATTTCTGCTGCTCCAACGCTTTACACTGATTGGTGGCTGGCGGCTCCACGAGATCGGGCTGTTGTACGGTCTGACCTCGGTATCGTTTGGGCTGGCGGAGATGATCGGACGCGGCTTCGATAGTCCTTTCGAACGATTGATCCAGCATGGTGACTTCGATCGGGTGCTGACCCGTCCCCTGAGCAGTTTTGTTCAGGTGCTGGCGTCCGAGGTTCAGTTGCGACGATTAGGGCGGGCTGTGCAGGGTGCGGGGGTGCTGATCTTTTCACTGGCTCAGGTGGAAGCGTTCTGGACCCCAGTGCTGCTGTTGTTGCTTCTGCTGAGCATTCTGTCGGGCGCCCTCATCTATGTGGGGCTGATCGTCATCGGCGCCACAATCTGTTTCTGGACGATCAAGACTCCCGAGGTCATCAATGTGTTCACGTTTGGCGGGCAGCAGTTGACAAGCCTGCCATTGAGCATTTACGACCGGTGGATACGCGCGGTATTTCTTTCGATTGCACCCGTCGCGTTCGCCAGTTATCCGGCGGCATTGGTAATTCTTGGGCGGAGCGACCCGCATGGGTTGCCCGCCTGGATTGCATGGTGCGCCCCGGTGGTTGCCAGCGTATTTTTTGCCGCTGTTCTGGGGTTCTGGCAGATCGGCGTGCGCCGGTACCAGAGCACCGGAACCTGATGCAGGTTACCGCCGCAGCACCGCGACCGCGAGATAGGTCGCGCCGGTTGAAGCATCCTCTGTGTGGGCAAGCGCCAGGAGTTGATCACCGTTGCGCCATGCGGCATAACTGATCGTGTCGCCTTCGACGAGCAACCTGCCATCAGCACGCCACCCGCTGCTCTCGAGTCGACCGGCGTAGAACTGTTTGACCTGTTCCCAGGCGATGCTCCCCGGAACCCGGAAAAGTCGGATGGCGGACGCCTGTTGCTCGCCGACGATCTCAGCGGTCAATCCGCTCACCATTGCATCCGCTAGCGGCGACTCGCCCTGTGATGCAGCGGTTGCATCAGGATAGACCGGCGGCTCCGCCAGGGGCGCGCTGCCACAGGCGGCAACCAGAAAAGCCAGAAGCGTTAGCGCCAGGAAACGTGATATCATGCGCAGCCTCACGGATACAGTGTCATCGATGTCAGAATACGCAGACTCGTGATCTGAGGATGCGTTGGATGGAAAGGACGTAAGATGCCGCTTATCGATGTAGCCGATCTCACCAAAGTCTTCCGTGTTGTGGTGCGTCAGAGCGGGCGTTTCAGCGCGTTGCGCACCTTCCTGAGCCGTGAGTACCGTGATGTGTGTGCTGTCGATCATGTCTCGTTCGCTATCGAGGCTGGCGAAATGGTCGGTTATCTGGGACCGAACGGCGCGGGCAAATCGACGACATTGAAGATGCTGACCGGCATTCTTGCGCCGACGTCCGGGCATCTATCGATCGATGGGCGCGAGCCGCAGCGCCAACGCATCGAACACGCGCGTCGAATCGGCGTTGTGTTTGGCCAGCGCACCCAGCTCTGGTGGGATCTGCCGGTGATAGAGTCGTTCGAGTTGCTGCGGTATATCTATCGTATCCCGCTGGAACGCTGGAAGGCGAACCTGTCCACCTTCGACGATCTGCTCGATCTCGGTGCGTTCCTCAACACGCCGGTGCGCCAGATTTCGCTAGGGCAACGCATGCGCGCCGAACTTGCTGCTGCGCTGCTGCACGACCCGGCAATTCTCTTTCTCGACGAACCAACCATTGGGCTGGATGTGATTGCCCGTGAGCGCATCCGTCAATTTCTCGAGCGCATCAACCATGAATGCGGCGTGACCATCATTCTGACCACTCACGACCTGAATGATATTCAACGTCTCTGTCGGCGCGTCATTCTGATCGATCACGGACGTGTAATCTACGACGGGGCGCTGGAGACATTGCGCGAGCGATTCGGTCGCTGGCGCATCCTGATCGTCGATCTGGAACGCGACGACGCGCTTGATGATACCCTGGAGGCGCCCGGCGCTGAAGTGATCGAACGCTATGGAACTCGCTTCCGGTTGCGCTTCGATCGGAGCGCGACGACCGCCGCTGCGCTGATCGCATACCTGAGCAGCCGGTATCCGATCCGTGATCTGGCGATCGAGGAACCGGAGATTGAAAGTGTCATCCGGCGCATTTACGAGGCGCCGGAGGTTGCGCGGTTGCATGCGTGAGTGAGAGAGCGTTCTTCAGTATGGCGCAAAAATGTCCGCTACGCGGCAACTAAACGCGGGAAGCACATCCGGGTCTTGCAGAAGATCATCGCCAGAAAGCGCCTGAATCGAACCTTCGGCTCGATGCACGAGCACTTCGTGGGTGCGTGGGTGGACTTCCCAGACCAGACGGGCGCCGGCGGAGAGAAAATCGCGCACCTTTTCGCGCGCGTCCCCGGCGGTCTCGGATGGGGAAACGATCTCGACTGCCAGATCGGGCGCCTGCTCCCAAAATCCGTCGGGAACACCGGTCACCGGAATATGCGCCGCTGCGACAAAGGCGACATCAGGAGCGCGCACCGTATCGGGGTTGCGCGCAAGCACAAACCCGGACTCAACACAGACCACTCCGTGACCGCCGGCTTCCGCCCATTGCTGCAATCGCGCGCCAATGCGGAGTGCAAGCATCCCGTGTCGTCCACCTAGGGGCATGGTTTCGACAACCTCCCCGCGCACCAGGGCGCGCCGTATCGGTCCTTCCGGCAACAACCAGAACGACTCAGCGGTCATCAGTTGAGCGGGCGCAATACTCATACGATGTTGGGGCAATAGACTAACGCTTATGTGACGATACCGTATTGTACCATTGTTTCCCCGCCGGGATCGTGCTATACTGCGCAAGGATCAGGGCTGAAGGACGCCCAATGCTGTTGACACGACCATGAACGAATCCTTGACTCCCCGGCAACGCGCAGAGCGCCTGATCGACGAGGGAATGGCGGCAATCCGTGCCGGCGATCAGGCGCGCGCCCGCCAGTTACTCAGTCAGGCAGTACAACTCGATCCCCAGAACGAACGCGGCTGGCTGTGGCTCTCTGGTGCGCTGACCGATCCTGTGCAGCGCCGCTACTGTCTCGAACGGGTCCTGGCGATCAACCCGAAGAACGAGATTGCGCAGCGCGGGCTGGCAAGTCTTAAGCCTGCCGCTTCATCGCCTGCTGCTCTGTCGCCATCCCCCGCCGCATCGGCGCCGAAACCGACTGCTCCGTCGCAACCGGCGCAGCGGCAGCAACCGGTGTTCGACCCACTTGCGCCCGATGCGACCACGACACGACGCACAGCGACCGCCACGCCGCTGCCGCGCCCGCCGATACCTGCCACCATCGCTCCGCCAGCACCCCAAACCGTTGCTCCTGACGCTGCTGCGACGACGACCGGGGTGCAGCAGCGAGCGCCGGACGATCTCCGAAAGCCTCCCCCGGCGATGCCTGCCGAATCAGCGCCGGTTGATTCCCTGGCATCACTGCGTCCCGGCGCAGCTGCGAAGCGCAGCGGTTTGTTGCGACGACCGGGCGCTGCCGGCAACGCCGCCGCAGATGCTCCACCAACCGCCATACCTGTCGAGCGGTCTAAAAAGCGCACACGGACCGTTATCGTTGCGCTCGTGGGCATTCTTGCGGTCGTCGTGCTGTTGCTCGTCGGACTGATGTATCTGTATCCAGATATTCTCAATCCGCCGCAACCAACCGAGGAAGCGGCGATTCCAACCGTTGAGCCGGAAGCGCCGACGCCGGTTCCAACGCCGACGAGTATTCCAACTGCTACTCCGGCGCCAACGCCGACGCCGGTTGATGTTCAAGCGCTGGTGCGTGAGGCGGAAGAACTTGCCGCTAGTGGCAGCCTGGGACAGGCGGCAGAACGCTATACCGAAGCGATCCGCGCCGATCCGTCATCGTTCGAGGCATACTTTGGGCGCGCTCAGGTCAACTTCAATCTGTCGCTCTTCCAAAATGCTGTCGATGATTTCACCAGAGCATTGGCGCTCGATCCGGAGAACGCCGAGGCGTACCACCAGCGCGCGCGCGCCTTCTATCGCCTGCAACAGTACGACGAAGCCATTCGTGATTTCACCGAGGCGCTTGCGCGTGATCCCAACAACGATGTTCTCCTGATGCGCCGCGGCGTCGCCTACCGCGACAAGGGCCAGTACGACGAGGCGCTGGCGGATTTCGATCAGTCGCTCCAGTTGAACCCGGACGTCAGTTTCACCTATTACCACCGCGCATTGTTGTTCCAGGCGACCGGCAGGCTTGAGCGGGCGCGCGCCGATTTTGATCGGGCGCTGACGATTGCGCCGGAGTATCGTCTGGCATATGTCGGGCGTGGCGGGTTGCGCTTAGAGCAGGGCGATGCGCGTGGCGCGCTCAGGGACTGCACCCGCGCCATCGAACTCGACGCTACCGAGATCGATGCGTATTTCTGCCGCGCCAGAGCCGCTATTGCGCTCCGTGATTACCGCGCCGCCGTCGCCGACCTCGATACCGTCATTGCGCGCGATCCCGATAGCGCCGATGCTTACCGCGAGCGTGGGAGGGCGCACCAGGCGCTGCGCGACACCGATGAGGCGCGGGCGGATTATCAGCGCGCCATCGAACTCTACCGCCTTCAGGGACGCGACAAGGACCTGGCGGAGGTCGAAAAGTTGCTCGCTGCGCTGAAATAGCCGTGCGCATCGATATCCACATGCACTTCCAGCCTCCGGAAGCGTTCGCGTATCTGGCTGACGCGGCGGAACGCGAACCGTATTGGGCAATGCTCCTCGGTCTGCACGCAGAGACTCGTCAGACTGCGACATCGGCGGATGAAGGGCGCGTTTTGGCAGATATGGATCGCGCCGGGATCGACCGCGCGGTGATCCAGGGAGAGTACTACCGCCAGCACGAATCATGCGTTGCTGCCAATGACCGCGCGCTGGCGCTGTATCGGCGCCACCCGGAACGATTTCTGGTCTTTGCCATCGTGCAGCCCACCGACCATCGCGCACTCGACGAAGTGCGGCGTTGCGCTGCTGCTGGCGCTGCCGGTATCGGAGAACTCAACCCGTATGCGCAGGGGTTCACGCTCGACTCACCCGCGTTTCTGCGACTGGCAGAGACCTGTATTGACCTCGGACTGCCGATTCTGCTCCATGTGAACGAGCCGGTGGGACGCTATTACCCTGGCAAAGCCGTCACGCCGCTGGCGCAATACTATGATCTTGCGCTGCGGTTTCCAGAACTCACGATCAT
This region includes:
- a CDS encoding flippase; this translates as MLNETASIFLLAVAALIPLLLGAAWAWQRFYREDQSDTARTIAKNSALPIAANLINKAIDFGFAVIALRFLGPEGNGAYAFVALIAGLYFLTITNWGLNDLTVREAAPDLSRAPRLFSITLLLRLGITTLLLPIAALLVVGYSLLERPLSSAEITALALLMLHLYPAALAAACSASFQAYQRMEVTALVVLLTNVVKTLAGVGALLIAPDAPARVVALAAVALAATVLNAVIFYILQRRMLFRAPLVWDWPTGRDLLREGFPLLLNSLLLAVFFRFDVVLLRAQAGVAALGLYDAAYKVINMTQIVSPYFVAALFPLLARYAVTDRAALERMYHRALGLLQLVAWPVAVGGTLLAPVIIAVLGGRAFLPGAALALAILIWYLPLSYANGVTQYVLIALRRQRAITVAFVIGAVFNLGMNLLLIPAYGYLAAASVTVATEVALLLPFLRTLRREGAMPPLLRLMWRPALASLIMGAAMWPALVLSPWLAIAVGASVYPAALWALGAFGPEERALMRRMLSKSGVSSGGAH
- a CDS encoding ABC transporter permease — encoded protein: MRLYYEIAIRSFRRATIYRSAYVAGILTNAFFGVLFSSMYRALYEGRERIAGLTLHDAISYVWLSQALIAIGAGWISWHMELERGIRTGDIVADLARPWNFYAFWLSRVLGERLFNLLVRGSLTYLIGILYFDALIPSIEALAAFAIAVLLSILISAALNFLVNITAFWLIDITGLVLVTNLTMGFFSGFLLPLAFFPPALAVIAQALPFQAITSIPVRTLLGQVRGADLALALTTQVCWAMALTGAALLALRAAMRKIVLQGG
- a CDS encoding ABC transporter permease; this translates as MLAISLRLIGARIRSQMQYKTSFWLDLVGTAVSTGMEFVVLFLLLQRFTLIGGWRLHEIGLLYGLTSVSFGLAEMIGRGFDSPFERLIQHGDFDRVLTRPLSSFVQVLASEVQLRRLGRAVQGAGVLIFSLAQVEAFWTPVLLLLLLLSILSGALIYVGLIVIGATICFWTIKTPEVINVFTFGGQQLTSLPLSIYDRWIRAVFLSIAPVAFASYPAALVILGRSDPHGLPAWIAWCAPVVASVFFAAVLGFWQIGVRRYQSTGT
- a CDS encoding ABC transporter ATP-binding protein, translated to MPLIDVADLTKVFRVVVRQSGRFSALRTFLSREYRDVCAVDHVSFAIEAGEMVGYLGPNGAGKSTTLKMLTGILAPTSGHLSIDGREPQRQRIEHARRIGVVFGQRTQLWWDLPVIESFELLRYIYRIPLERWKANLSTFDDLLDLGAFLNTPVRQISLGQRMRAELAAALLHDPAILFLDEPTIGLDVIARERIRQFLERINHECGVTIILTTHDLNDIQRLCRRVILIDHGRVIYDGALETLRERFGRWRILIVDLERDDALDDTLEAPGAEVIERYGTRFRLRFDRSATTAAALIAYLSSRYPIRDLAIEEPEIESVIRRIYEAPEVARLHA
- a CDS encoding Uma2 family endonuclease → MSIAPAQLMTAESFWLLPEGPIRRALVRGEVVETMPLGGRHGMLALRIGARLQQWAEAGGHGVVCVESGFVLARNPDTVRAPDVAFVAAAHIPVTGVPDGFWEQAPDLAVEIVSPSETAGDAREKVRDFLSAGARLVWEVHPRTHEVLVHRAEGSIQALSGDDLLQDPDVLPAFSCRVADIFAPY
- a CDS encoding tetratricopeptide repeat protein, which encodes MNESLTPRQRAERLIDEGMAAIRAGDQARARQLLSQAVQLDPQNERGWLWLSGALTDPVQRRYCLERVLAINPKNEIAQRGLASLKPAASSPAALSPSPAASAPKPTAPSQPAQRQQPVFDPLAPDATTTRRTATATPLPRPPIPATIAPPAPQTVAPDAAATTTGVQQRAPDDLRKPPPAMPAESAPVDSLASLRPGAAAKRSGLLRRPGAAGNAAADAPPTAIPVERSKKRTRTVIVALVGILAVVVLLLVGLMYLYPDILNPPQPTEEAAIPTVEPEAPTPVPTPTSIPTATPAPTPTPVDVQALVREAEELAASGSLGQAAERYTEAIRADPSSFEAYFGRAQVNFNLSLFQNAVDDFTRALALDPENAEAYHQRARAFYRLQQYDEAIRDFTEALARDPNNDVLLMRRGVAYRDKGQYDEALADFDQSLQLNPDVSFTYYHRALLFQATGRLERARADFDRALTIAPEYRLAYVGRGGLRLEQGDARGALRDCTRAIELDATEIDAYFCRARAAIALRDYRAAVADLDTVIARDPDSADAYRERGRAHQALRDTDEARADYQRAIELYRLQGRDKDLAEVEKLLAALK